CCAATAAAGTCTCATCACTAAGGGCCTATGACGGTTCCCAGCCGATTGTTGACATATACAGTTACTACACGCTTGCCGAAGGACCGCAGCTGCCGAGTTCGTATAAGTCGTTTGTCCGCAACACTGGAGAAATATCGTCACTCGGCCTGTTCTTGTTCCGGATCGAACTTGAGAATCCCACCGAAATCGAAAAGTTCGGCCAGTTCACAGATCAAGAGGTAAATACACTTGTTACAATTGCCCACCAGAACAACATACAAACTCTTGCCGTCGTTCATAATCTCCTATATAAACGGGGGGATACGACCCCATCAAAAGAAGTCGTGAAAACGCTCGTCTCTGAACCGGCGAACCGCACGGCGTTTGCCTTGAATCTGGTGGAACTGATCGAAAAGTACAATTTTGACGGCGTCGACATCGATATTGAAGATGTGTATGAAGAGGATCGTGAGCGTCTGTCGCTTTTATATGATGAAATCGGGCGGACACTCCGGGAAAGAGGTTACTATTTCTCAGCGGCAGTTCCATCCAAAGTAAGTGCAGAAGATCCAAGTGAATTCGCTAAACCATTCGATTATTCGGCGCTCGGGGCAGCAGTAGATCAATTTGTTGTCATGCTTTACAACGAACACGGCTGGCCGGGAAGCGGACCGGGCCCCGTCGTATCGATCGGCCGCATGGAAAGGGTATTGCGGTATGCGATGACGCAAATGCCGAAAGAAAAAATCGTCGGTGCGGTATCGGTTTTTGGTTTTGATTTCAATCTGGAGACGGACAGAAGCTCTTACGTGACATACGATATGGCAATTGAGCGCGCTGAAAAATATAATCAGGAGATCATCTTTGACGAAGAGACACAAACCCCGATGTTCGCCTATACCGATGAGGAAGGCCAGCGTCATGAAGTCTGGTTTGAAAACCGCGACAGTATCAAGGCGAAAGCAGCACTCGCCGACGAACTCGGTATCAAAGGGATCGCACTCTGGCGCCTCGGCATGGAAGACCCGGCAATATGGCCGATGCTTGATGAAGAACTGGTGGTACGAAAATAAAGCAGCCGCACTGGCTGCTTTATTTTATCCTATAGGAAAGTACCAATTTATAAGCAAGGAAGTATAAATATGGATAAGTTATCAGGAACAAAACTAGCCCCTGCTCGTAACATCGCAGGTTAATCTGGTAATAATGCTGCCCCATGATCGCGAACCAAATCAGAGCTGCATTACCAAAGGAGCTAGTAATATGAATGGTAACACCAGACACGCAGAATTAAACGTGTCCTGGGGAAAATCGCAGCAGCCGCAGCGGGTGAAAGAAAAGATCACAAAGAGACTGGGTAAACCAAATCATCTTCTTGTTTGTTGCGAAGCGCACTCCACTGGTTATGGCAACTGCGCCTCTGTCTTCGCCGAAAGGCTCATCAATCGGCCTTGTATTTTTTATTGGCTCCAGTACAATGACTATCATTTTAGTCTGCGCCCTGTGCTTTCCTTCATTTTTCTTTTTCGGTATACTGCTAACATACCGATAGAAGGAGTTAGGGCAATGCTGAAAGACGAAGAATTCATGCGCCAGGCAATCGAAGAAGCGAAAAAAGCGGAAGCACTCGGGGAAGTCCCGATCGGTGTCGTCATTGTGCGAGATGGGGAAGTGGTGGCTTCCGGCCATAACTTGAGGGAAACAGAGCAGCGGTCTGCCGCACATGCTGAAATGATCGCCATCGATAAAGCGTGCCGGAAACTTGGGTCCTGGCGGCTTCCGGGGTCAACCCTTTATGTAACACTGGAACCATGCCCGATGTGTGCCGGGGCCATCATGCTTTCAAGGGTGGACCGTGTCGTGTTCGGTGCTTACGATCCGAAGGGCGGGTGTGCCGGAACGTTGATGAATCTTCTGCAGGAAGAACGGTTCAACCATCAGTCTGAGGTGGAAGGCGGCGTGCTTGAAAATGAATGTGGAACCATGCTGAGTGATTTTTTCAGAAAACTGAGAGATGAAAAGAAAGCCCGCAAAAAGCAGGCTGACAGCTGATTTTTAAGCCCCCCTTGATTTTTTACAGTAAAAAGGCTATACTAGGTTATGCGTCGTTAACGGCGCCAATAAAATTATTCTCAAATTTGCCGTGCTAAGCGGGGAGGTAGCGGTGCCCTGTACTCGCAATCCGCTATAGCGAGGCCGAATCCCTTCCCGAGGTCGGTGCTTCTCGGGGCTGCCTTAAGTAAGTGGTGTTGACGCCCGGGTCCTGCGCAACGGGAACCCATGAACCCTGTCAGGTCCGGAAGGAAGCAGCAGTAAGTGGCCACTTCCGTGTGCCGCGGGACAGCCTGGGCCGAGCCAACTGCTTAAGTAACGCCTGGGAACGCCGATCGACGGAAGGTGCACGGCTTTAACTTTATAAAAATCGCTCACTCATTAAGAGTGGGCGTTTTTTTATACAATC
Above is a genomic segment from Bacillus marinisedimentorum containing:
- a CDS encoding LysM peptidoglycan-binding domain-containing protein codes for the protein MYIVKPGDSLWSIAGRFGTSIDELKGRNGLRSDMLYVNQQLVVPLESSDGHIVQPGESLWSIAQRYGISPEKLKAANKLPSDIIYIGQRLRVDRQERAVTTYTVKSGDSLYAIAQQFNTTVESIIILNDLTGTALDVGQTLVIPAYSEAVVTARVANIRSGPSMVNDVVVQMVKDARLPVIGIQDSWFKVRLFNGDTAWISNKVSSLRAYDGSQPIVDIYSYYTLAEGPQLPSSYKSFVRNTGEISSLGLFLFRIELENPTEIEKFGQFTDQEVNTLVTIAHQNNIQTLAVVHNLLYKRGDTTPSKEVVKTLVSEPANRTAFALNLVELIEKYNFDGVDIDIEDVYEEDRERLSLLYDEIGRTLRERGYYFSAAVPSKVSAEDPSEFAKPFDYSALGAAVDQFVVMLYNEHGWPGSGPGPVVSIGRMERVLRYAMTQMPKEKIVGAVSVFGFDFNLETDRSSYVTYDMAIERAEKYNQEIIFDEETQTPMFAYTDEEGQRHEVWFENRDSIKAKAALADELGIKGIALWRLGMEDPAIWPMLDEELVVRK
- the tadA gene encoding tRNA adenosine(34) deaminase TadA translates to MLKDEEFMRQAIEEAKKAEALGEVPIGVVIVRDGEVVASGHNLRETEQRSAAHAEMIAIDKACRKLGSWRLPGSTLYVTLEPCPMCAGAIMLSRVDRVVFGAYDPKGGCAGTLMNLLQEERFNHQSEVEGGVLENECGTMLSDFFRKLRDEKKARKKQADS